The following are from one region of the Arachis duranensis cultivar V14167 chromosome 10, aradu.V14167.gnm2.J7QH, whole genome shotgun sequence genome:
- the LOC107471544 gene encoding protein trichome birefringence-like 19 — MKSRINEILNGTTRKTSKSVLLIPFTLLLIILPLSLMTNSHESPPVISAVRSRSSVNSTTESESEDGCDIFSGTWVPYPEGPYYNHETCPWILDQQNCIKFGRPDTDFMHWRWKPDQCELPLFDADQFLKLVKGNHVSEAEDLSERYSSNPMYFKRYYFEDYNFTLANLWSPYFVKARDDDPDQHTYNNIMRLYLDEADEAWTNQVADFDIVIFSAGHWFFRPLLFLENNKLVGCNQCDKENLTDLTYYYGYRKAFRTAFKAITNLKRYNGMTFLRTFSPSHFENGDWNKGGNCKRTKPFTKEEIKLDGFMLETYLTQVDEFKAAQKEARKKGLKFMMLDTTEIMLLRPDCVHWCLPGPVDTWNELLQYMMNMENQDSSDSIIQRIF; from the exons ATGAAGTCTAGGATCAATGAAATCCTCAATGGGACAACAAGAAAAACTTCCAAAAGTGTTCTCCTCATACCATTCACTCTGTTACTCATcattctccctctctctctcatgACAAACTCCCATGAATCACCACCTGTGATATCTGCTGTGAGAAGCAGAAGCAGTGTGAATAGCacaacagaatcagaatcagaagaTGGGTGTGACATATTTTCTGGAACATGGGTTCCTTACCCTGAAGGGCCATATTACAACCATGAAACTTGTCCATGGATACTGGATCAGCAGAACTGCATCAAGTTTGGGAGGCCTGACACAGATTTCATGCATTGGAGGTGGAAACCAGATCAATGTGAGCTTCCTCTCTTTGATGCAGATCAGTTCTTGAAACTTGTCAAGGGA AATCAT GTATCTGAAGCTGAGGACCTTTCTGAGAGATATTCATCAAATCCAATGTATTTCAAGAGGTACTATTTCGAAGATTACAATTTCACATTGGCAAATCTATGGTCTCCATACTTTGTGAAAGCCAGGGATGATGATCCTGATCAACACACTTACAACAACATAATGAGACTCTACCTGGATGAGGCAGATGAAGCTTGGACTAATCAGGTTGCAGATTTTGACATTGTCATTTTCTCAGCAGGGCATTGGTTCTTTAGGCCTCTTCTGTTCTTGGAAAACAATAAACTAGTTGGTTGCAACCAATGCGATAAGGAGAATTTAACAGATCTTACATACTACTACGGTTACAGGAAGGCATTTCGAACTGCGTTCAAAGCAATCACAAACCTTAAAAG GTACAATGGAATGACATTTTTGAGGACATTCTCTCCATCACACTTTGAGAATGGGGATTGGAACAAAGGAGGAAACTGTAAAAGGACAAAGCCATTCACCAAggaagagatcaagctagatGGTTTCATGCTTGAGACATATCTGactcaagtggatgaattcaaAGCAGCACAAAAGGAAGCAAGAAAGAAAGGCTTGAAGTTTATGATGCTTGATACAACTGAGATCATGCTGCTAAGGCCTGACTGCGTTCATTGGTGCTTGCCTGGTCCTGTTGACACATGGAATGAGTTATTACAGTATATGATGAACATGGAAAATCAAGATTCCTCTGACTCAATTATACAGAGAATTTTTTAG